Below is a genomic region from Virgibacillus dokdonensis.
CTCGACAGTCTTACAGCAACTTATATCTGGTATAAAAGGTTAGCTTATTTTTAATGCTATTGGATTTGAACCTCTATTCTAGAAGAGATGAGGGTGTGATATTTTTTGTGGAAACGTAATATTGTTTTATGGATTTCGTTAGCGTTAAGTAGTTTATTTGTAGTTGTAGGTGTTGTATTTAATCAATGGTTAGGAGAAAAAGCGGCAATCTTCTTAGACTTTGCAGTCACTTATTTCAATTGGTTTTATTTGCTTGTTGGATCTCTGTTTGTTTTCATATGCGTTTTTTTAATTTTTTCAAAATACGGAAATATCAGACTTGGAAAAGATACAGATAAACCAGATTTTAGTACTACCGCTTGGATTTCGATGCTTTTTAGTGCGGGAATGGGGGTAGGTCTAGTATTTTGGGGGGTAGCAGAACCAGTAAAACATTATTTATTCCCACCATACGGGGAAGGTGGAACGATAGAATCTGCAAATAATGCAATGACATATACATTCTTTCATTGGGGATTGCACCCTTGGGCCCTCTTTGGAATCGTAGCATTAAGCTTAGCTTATTTCCATTTTCGAAAAGGTTTACCTTCAGCGATCAGCTCTATTTTCTATCCTATTATAGGTGACAAAATTCATACGAACATAGGCAAAACAATCGACGTACTGTCGGTTTTTATTACGGCAGTAGGCATTTCTAGTACGTTTGGTTTAAGTACATTACAAATAGCTAGTGGCATGGAAGCACGATGGGGCATTGAAAATACATTTAGTACGCAGCTGATGATTATTAGTTTTGCAACAATCATTTTTTTAATATCTTCATCGACTGGCGTTAATCGCGGCATCAGATATATTTCTAGCTTAAATGTAATTCTATTATTTACTTTAATGCTTTCTGTTTTTCTCATCGGTCCAACAAAACAAATTTTAGAAATTTTTATTAGCTCTACAGGAAGTTATCTTGGTAACATCGTTCCAATGGGGTTGAAAATGGAACCATTTGATCAAAAAGCAAACAATTGGATCGGCTCATGGACGGTATTTTATTGGGCATGGTGGACAACATGGGCACCGTTTGTTGGTTCATTTATTGCTAGAATTTCTAAAGGGAGAACGATTAAAGAGTTCGTCATTGGTGTGTTAGTCGTTCCGTCTTTAATTTCTTTCGTCTGGTTCTCGATACTCGGTGGAAGTGCCATCCACTTCATTCATGAGTTTCAAAATACTGGCTTAGCAGATAGTATTAATGCTGATGTAAATGCGGCTCTGTTTGCTTTTTTTAACGAAATACCTTTAGGACCTATTTTAAGCGTATTAGCAATTATACTTATCTTTTCATTTTTTATTACTTCTGCTGACTCTGCAACTTTTGTACTTGGCATGCTAAGTGATAAAGGAAATTTAAATCCATCTAATCGAATTAAAATGACATGGGGAATTATTTCTTCTGGATCTGCTATTGTATTTTTATTAGCTGGTGGATTAGATGCCGTAAAAACGATCTCCATTGTAGTAGCTTCACCTTTTACCATTATGATGTTGTTTATTTGTTACAGCCTTATAAAATCATTAAAACGTGAATTTAAATAAAATAGCTAATTAGAAAAACTTGGCTTGTCGTCACGTCTTTATGACGATAGACATCGTTTTTATTATACTATAAACCTTAAATTTTATGCTTTCCTATAGTGGAACAAATATACAGGTTGTTACCTCCCGCTCAGAATCGCACTTTATATTTTATCAACTTATGAAGCGGGAGTTGGCACAACCTGATATGCAGCATTGCATTTAAACCCATTCCTCTACTTTCATCTGCTCTGTGCACCAAGCAACTTTCGTTATATCAACATATCCTGTCTGCTCTTCCATTGCGTTTAATACACCCATAGCTAAACCGAATCTGATCAGTTTTTCACCTGAAAGTTGTCTAGCTAATCCGGTGGCAAAGCCGGCAATGACAGAATCACCGGAACCAACTGGATTAGCAGCATTAATTTTCGGAGAATGTACGCGATATACCTTATCTTTATGTTTTACAACCGCTCCTTGTTCTCCCATCGTAATAACAACCCAGTCAACTCCATCAAATAATGCTGACTGAACAGCTACTTTCACATCTTCTATATCTAGCTTTCCTTCTCCAAGCAGGTCAGCTAGCTCATCTTGGTTTGGCTTAATCAAATAAGGGACTGTATCCCCTTGCAACGAACGTGCTAATAAATCACCTTTGGTATCCAATAACACCGGAATGCCAACTTCATTTGCGATAGCCAACATTTGCTCATAGTAATTTTCCTGTAACCCTTTTGGTAGACTACCAGAAATGGTTATCCAATTTGCTTGTTTCGCTTGCTCACGAAATTGACGTAAAAATTGACTAGCTTCTTCTTGCTGAATAACTGGGCCATCCTCTAATATTTCCGTTTGTTTTCCATTATGAATCATTGCAATACAGTTTCTCGTATCTCCAACAACTGGCATAAAGCCATTTTCAATATTTAATCGTTTTAATTCGCTGTTAATAAAATCTCCTAAACTACCACCAAGAAAACCTGTAGCACTAACCTTCTCATCAAGCTGACGAATAACCCTTGCTACATTGAGTCCTTTTCCACCAGCTGTTTTTCTAACATCCGTAACGCGATTTACTGTATCTATGTTAAATTCTGATAAGCGATATTGAATATCTACGGACGGATTTAAGGTAATCGTCAAAATCAAATTTATTCCTCCTCATTGGGATCTTTTCCAATGCATATCTTTAAAACTTAGCCTAACTCTATTCAGTATGGCAAAATCTTTGTTTTTTTATAGAGAAACGACCTGATCCCTTATAGCGAAATACGCCATCGTTTTTCTTATACAATAAGCCTAAAATATTATACTTTTATACCGTATGAAAAAATGCTGCAAAATCTGTCCTTCGTTTAAGATTTATTTTTACGATCATCGTTTCCATAGTAGACCCAGCCAGTCCATCTGCATAATTAGAGGCAAGAGCATAGATTTTCTTACCTCTATTGCTTCCCTTTTATGCTTTACCTGCACTCATACAAATTTCAATTTTACCTTTTACTGCAGCTTTCATTTTTTCTTTAGCAGGCGTCATATACTTCCTTGGATCTGTTTCATTTGAGTGCTCGATTAAATGCTCACGAAGCCCTTCTGAAAACGGAATCTTAAGTTCTGTAGAAATATTGACCTTCGCACATCCTAAAGCAATACACTTTTGTACATCTGCTTTTGATATTCCAGAGGCCCCGTGGAGAACGATTGGTACTGTCGCTACATCGTTAATTTTTTCAAGCCGTTTAAAATCAAGTTGAGGTTCGGTTTCATACAAGCCATGGCCTGTACCAATTGCTACTGCTAAAGAATCGACACCGGTTCTTTCGATAAATTCCACTACGGTATCTGGGTCCGTATATGCCGCATCTTTCGCTTCAACTACTAGATCATCTTCCTGACCTACTAATTTACCTAATTCTCCTTCTACTGTTGCTCCATAAGCATGTGCTTTTTCGACTACTTTTTTTGTAATAGCAATATTTTCTTCAAATGTATGATGCGAACCATCAATCATCACCGATTTGGTTCCTAATTCAAGAGATTCAACAATAGATTCATATGTTTCATGATGATCAAGGTGTAAGGCAATTGGAATATCATGGAGCTTGGCTGCTACTTCTGCAATAGCTTGTACATATGCTCTACCAGCGTACTTCATCGTTCCAGGTGTCTCTGCCAAAATAACAGGGGACTTCATTTCTGCTGCTGTTTCTACAACTGTTTGGATTGTTTCTAAATTATGAATATTAAAGGCTGGAACGGCATATCCTTCGTTTCTAGCTTTGATAAGCATTTCTTTTGTGTTTTGGACATATCCCATCGTAAAACTCCTCACTTCTCGTTGTTTTTTTGATATTTAATTTCGCCACTAATGACAGTAGCTTGAATATGGTACTGCTCATCTATGACGACATAATCGGCATATTTTCCTGGACGTATGCTTCCTAGTTCCTGTTCACGACCTAAGCTATGAGCGGGACTTAGACTAGCTAAATGCCAAGCTTCACCCCATGTGCGATCAGACCATTGACTCAAGTTTTTAATCGCATCCTTTAGAATTAACGTACTTCCAGCTAAAGAACCGGTTTCTGTCCGCGCAATCCCATTTCGCATTACAACAGGGAATTCGCCTAACTGATAACTTCCATCTGGCATAAGCCCTGCACGCATGCAGTCCGTAATTAGAACAGTACGATCGCCTTTCACTCGCCAAGTAAAAGCTGCGACATCAGGATGTACATGATGCCCATCACAAATTAATTCAACAAACGCTTGTTTAGCCATTAAGGCTGATCCAGCTACTCCCGGATTCCGGTGATGAAAACCAGCCATCCCGTTAAATAAATGAACAAATGTATTTGCTCCTGCTCCAATAGCAGCTTTACAGCAATCATAATCTGCATTGCTGTGACCAAGGCTTACTTTTACATTTGCTTCCGTTAATGCAGTAATAAATTCTTTAGATCCTTTCCGTTCTGGTGCTAGCGCAATTTTCACGATAGAACCACCCGCAAGCTTTTGCCATTTTGTAAACATTTCTAAGTCAGGATCACGAAAATAAATAGGGTTTTGAGCCCCTTTATGCTTTTCTGTAAAAAAAGGTCCTTCTAAATAAATCCCCTCTGACTGCGCTCCAGACAGCCCTTCCTCCGTCGCCTCCACAATCGCTGCTATAGATTGTTCCAAGTTTTCGGAAGAGGACGTTAATGTCGTTGGTAGAAACCGCGTTACCCCAAGCGGCAACAAAGCTTCTGAAATTTGCTGCACAGCTTCTTTTGTCCCATCCATAATGTCATAGCCATTGACACCATGAATATGTGTATCAAATAACCCAGGAGCGATGGTATAACCGCTCCAATCCACGATATTAGCTTGTGTAGTAAGGCTTTTCTTCCATTCGCCAAAACGTCCATGATCAATGGAAAGATAACCTGGACCTTCCAACCTATCTTCTAATAAAAATTGATCTGCCTTTATATAATATTGCATTCCTTACACTTCCTTTAAATTGGGTACGAATGAATAGGTTATTTTAGAAAAATTTGGCTTATTGATATAGCTTTGTGCGAAAAACGTTGTTGTTTTACTTATGCAATAAACCGTATCGTGTAAAAGCTTTATATGCCGTCCAAATCCTCTTCTTTTTTCTTTTTCGCGATTTCAAACGATTTAATGTTTGTTTGTCCTTCATATAAAGCATGTTGTACAAAATCATCTAGGTTTTGTTCCCTTTGGAATAAACTGCTTAATAGCATTGGTGAATTGGTTCCGCCAATTACCCTTACATTACCCTTTGATGCAGCAATTTTAGAACTTATGTTAAAGGGTGTGCCTCCTGCTAAATCCGCAAAACAAACAACACCACTTCCATATTCAACCTCAGCCATTGCTACTATTAAATCATGCTCCAATTGTTCTTGATTTTCATGAAAAGGAACTATTTTTAACCCTTCTACATCTCCTGCTATCAAACGAATAGATTCATACATCCCCTCAGGATAAGAACCATGTCCAGTTATTATAATGCCAATCATTGTGTGCACCCTTTCCAATTTTAAATTCCATTACTCTCTACACCTACATAACTCCAAAATAAGATCCTATAAGCCCTACAACGACTGTTAATCCAATTAAAGTAAGCGGTGAACGACCTTTTTTAAGCAGCCAATAAACGAGTAGTGTATAGGCTAAAGGTAAAAGAGCAGGCATGATTTGATCTAATATATCTGTTTGAACATTTAATTCAGATTCACCTTGTGTCCACGTATAGTCAATTTTAAATGAAACGTACGTAGCTATTAATCCTCCAACAACGGTTAATCCGACAATAGAGGCCGCACGTGAAACATGCTGTGTTCCTTCTTTCAATTT
It encodes:
- a CDS encoding BCCT family transporter, whose amino-acid sequence is MWKRNIVLWISLALSSLFVVVGVVFNQWLGEKAAIFLDFAVTYFNWFYLLVGSLFVFICVFLIFSKYGNIRLGKDTDKPDFSTTAWISMLFSAGMGVGLVFWGVAEPVKHYLFPPYGEGGTIESANNAMTYTFFHWGLHPWALFGIVALSLAYFHFRKGLPSAISSIFYPIIGDKIHTNIGKTIDVLSVFITAVGISSTFGLSTLQIASGMEARWGIENTFSTQLMIISFATIIFLISSSTGVNRGIRYISSLNVILLFTLMLSVFLIGPTKQILEIFISSTGSYLGNIVPMGLKMEPFDQKANNWIGSWTVFYWAWWTTWAPFVGSFIARISKGRTIKEFVIGVLVVPSLISFVWFSILGGSAIHFIHEFQNTGLADSINADVNAALFAFFNEIPLGPILSVLAIILIFSFFITSADSATFVLGMLSDKGNLNPSNRIKMTWGIISSGSAIVFLLAGGLDAVKTISIVVASPFTIMMLFICYSLIKSLKREFK
- a CDS encoding hexose kinase → MILTITLNPSVDIQYRLSEFNIDTVNRVTDVRKTAGGKGLNVARVIRQLDEKVSATGFLGGSLGDFINSELKRLNIENGFMPVVGDTRNCIAMIHNGKQTEILEDGPVIQQEEASQFLRQFREQAKQANWITISGSLPKGLQENYYEQMLAIANEVGIPVLLDTKGDLLARSLQGDTVPYLIKPNQDELADLLGEGKLDIEDVKVAVQSALFDGVDWVVITMGEQGAVVKHKDKVYRVHSPKINAANPVGSGDSVIAGFATGLARQLSGEKLIRFGLAMGVLNAMEEQTGYVDITKVAWCTEQMKVEEWV
- the gatY gene encoding tagatose-bisphosphate aldolase subunit GatY; protein product: MGYVQNTKEMLIKARNEGYAVPAFNIHNLETIQTVVETAAEMKSPVILAETPGTMKYAGRAYVQAIAEVAAKLHDIPIALHLDHHETYESIVESLELGTKSVMIDGSHHTFEENIAITKKVVEKAHAYGATVEGELGKLVGQEDDLVVEAKDAAYTDPDTVVEFIERTGVDSLAVAIGTGHGLYETEPQLDFKRLEKINDVATVPIVLHGASGISKADVQKCIALGCAKVNISTELKIPFSEGLREHLIEHSNETDPRKYMTPAKEKMKAAVKGKIEICMSAGKA
- the nagA gene encoding N-acetylglucosamine-6-phosphate deacetylase translates to MQYYIKADQFLLEDRLEGPGYLSIDHGRFGEWKKSLTTQANIVDWSGYTIAPGLFDTHIHGVNGYDIMDGTKEAVQQISEALLPLGVTRFLPTTLTSSSENLEQSIAAIVEATEEGLSGAQSEGIYLEGPFFTEKHKGAQNPIYFRDPDLEMFTKWQKLAGGSIVKIALAPERKGSKEFITALTEANVKVSLGHSNADYDCCKAAIGAGANTFVHLFNGMAGFHHRNPGVAGSALMAKQAFVELICDGHHVHPDVAAFTWRVKGDRTVLITDCMRAGLMPDGSYQLGEFPVVMRNGIARTETGSLAGSTLILKDAIKNLSQWSDRTWGEAWHLASLSPAHSLGREQELGSIRPGKYADYVVIDEQYHIQATVISGEIKYQKNNEK
- a CDS encoding PTS sugar transporter subunit IIA → MIGIIITGHGSYPEGMYESIRLIAGDVEGLKIVPFHENQEQLEHDLIVAMAEVEYGSGVVCFADLAGGTPFNISSKIAASKGNVRVIGGTNSPMLLSSLFQREQNLDDFVQHALYEGQTNIKSFEIAKKKKEEDLDGI